In the genome of Catalinimonas alkaloidigena, the window TCCTGGCCATCCTTTATATAAATGAGCTGAGTTATGTAAATCATATGCGTACGGGTTCAAATTGCAACAAAATAAGGGCAGTCTTCTTCCCCCTTTTACCTGACTGGCGATTTTTATCATGGGGGCGCGTCTTCTTACAAGGCGGAGGAGTGATGAAGGATACCTGAAAAGTCCCGGTTCAAAAACCTCCGGAAGCCACTCTGAGCAGCGTGCTCAACTAGCATACCGGTTGAAAAAGTGCGCTACATCCTTTATGTCCTGTAAACCCAGAATCCAGCACACTTCCGAGAGGTCCGAAAAGTCCAGTCCACCGGCCGCCACGGCCTCGTTGAGGTAACGCCCCTCTTTCCCGTTATACTGATTCGCCGTATCGAGGGTGCGCTGCCATATCGTCACCAGGCGGCGATCGCTCATGTGTGTTTTCCATTGGGTGAACTCCGCCGACCGAAACCCCGGGGTGCCGTTGCCCACTACATTGCCATCGGGTATTTTCTGATAATCAGCGTTGGTCTTGACAAACTGCAGGCTTTCAGGAGAAGTCACCTCCTCGTTCCAGTCGCTGTGTTGCACCACATGGATCCGCTGCGAGGTAGGCAGGGTGGGTAAATCGGCCTGGATGGCTTTAAGAAGTGCCGCGGTAAAATCGGACTGGCCCGCTTCGGCAATCCAGACATCGCCTTTTTGGGCAAGCGTTGACTTGACCAGGGCTTTTACCGCGTCGACGGCCCCTGCGAAATTTTCATGCGCATCGGTCCAGTGGTCGCCAAAGGCAAGCTGAAATAACGCGTTGGGCGGGACGTACAATCCCTCCTGCGTGCCGTAAGTACCGGCAACGGCATGGTAGTTCAGGTTGGAAAAGGCGGGGTCAGACATCAGCGTAACGAACGCCGCTGCCGAATGCAGGTCGTCCACATCGGTTTTGCAGTCGAATTGCACCAGAAGCAAATCCCGTTTCGGGTTGAATTTTCCGGTCTTTAGCAATTTCTCAGTCGTGGCATCGGCGTTGAAGCAGAGGGTCAGCGCCACGAGGGCAAGGAAGAGGCGTAGGGTAGCGTGCATCGTTGGGGTGGTTTGAAGGTATCGTTAGGTTGAGATTCAGCGGGAATAGTCGCGATTTATGTTTCAGTAGCCAGGTCATGTCATGGGTGACGGCCGGAGTACGGAAACGTTTTTGGACAGTTGGGTTGGGGCGACGCCGTATTTTTTCTTGAAGGCAAACGAAAAGTGCGAGAGATCCTCAAAGCCCAGGTCCAGGTAAATGTCGGAAGGTTTCCCGCCTTCGTGGTCCAGGAGAAAATACGCCTCCTCCAGGCGACGTTGCACTAACCAGCGACTGGGCGTATCGGAGAAGATCTGCCGAAAATCGCGTTTGAACGCCGACAGACTGCGGCCCGTCAGGAACGCAAAGCGCTCTATGCTCACGTTGAATTTGTAATGCCGGTGCATAAAGGCTTCCAGGTCTACTTTGTGGGGTGGACCAAAATCGAAGAAAAGAGCGGCCAGTTTCGGATGAGTGCGCAGCAGAATCAGGAGCAGTTCTTCGCGTTTCACGTGGGCAAAGGCGTCGTCGATCTGCCCGCCCATCTGGTAGTAAGGCCGTAGGGAGCGAATAAAGGTGGGAATCAACTCACCAGGCTCCAACCGGACAAAAGGCCCGCTAACGTGAGCCGGCTCAGCGGTGACGGCGTGGCGTTCCTGATACGATTTCAGAAAAGGCGCATCGAAAATCACCACCACTTTCTCAAATTGTCCTTCGTCCTTTTGTTTGGTGTAACGAGCCAACTGGTTTTTGCGCACCAGACAGCATTCGCCGGGGCGTAGCGTGTGGTGCCGGTGGCCGTCGTAGCCGTGCAGGGTGCCTTTGAGCAGAAACAGAAACATGTGCTCCGCAACAAATTGCTCGGGCGAAATCTGCGGCCCCAGGTAACAGGACGTAATGCGATCAGCGTTGCTCACCATTCGTTAAAGATACGGGCTAATCTTTGAAAAATGATGCACTCATCGGGCGCCTGTTTCGGGACGCAAGAGGCCGTAGTGTACCAGACTTTGGGCCGTGGCCAGAAGGGCTTCTTCGTTCGGGCGGGGTTGCCAACCCAGCAGTTGCTTCGCCTTGGCATTGCTGGCGTTCCGGTAAATGCCCACCAGCGGCAAAATTGCCCGCGCCTGTGTGTTGAACAGCGCCGCCATCCGTAGTAGCCAGGTAGGAAGGGGCCGGGTGGAAGCCCGTTGCGTCACGTCCGGTAGTTTCCGGCGGAGGAACTGGCTGATTTCCAGCAGCGACATCGTGCCGCCGGCCAGCGCCAGAAAGCGTTCGCCGTTGGCGGCAGGGTGTGTCATGGCGCGGAGGTGCAGATCGGCCACGTCGCGCACGTCAACAACTCCCATGCGAATGTCCGGCAGGCGTTTCATGCTCCCGTCCAAAACTTTCTGGAGTAACCCGAAACCACTGGAAAGCTCCGGGCCCAGCGCCGGACCGAAAATACCCATCGGATTGATCACCGCTAGCTCCAGGTCGCCTCCTTCGTGGGCCATAAAGTCCCAGGCAGCCCGTTCTGCCAGCACCTTCGATTGGTTGTAAGCCGACAGCCCTTTCTCATGAGGATCGGTCCAGCTGGTTTCTGTGATCGGCGTGTTGTGATCCCGGTGGCTGTAGCCCACCGCACCAAAATTGGAAGTCATCACCACGCGTTTCACGCCTGCCTGCCGCGCCGCCCGCAACACCCGCAGCGTACCGTCCACGGCCGGGCGGATCATCTCGTCCTCGTGGCGGGGCAGTTCCAGAAAGATGGGGGAGGCCACGTGCAGCACGTACGTACAGTCCTGCAGAGCCGTGTTCCAATTGCGGTCGTGGGTCAGATCGGCCTCTGCAAACGAAAGGCGGTCAAACGAAGCGAGGCCGCCCTGGCGGAGCATGGCCAGGACTTTTTCTTTTTTCTCGAGCGACCGGACAGTGGTGCGAACCCGATAGCCGCGTTGCAGCAGTTGCAAAATGCAGTGACTCCCGACGAAGCCGGTGCCGCCGGTGACCAGAACAAGGGTGTCAGAAACAGAAGGTGTCATACGAAGTACAATGGATAGCGCAAAGGTCGCTCCTCGTACGGTAGGCTAGTTTGTTGAAACGTCCAATGTTACGTTGTTGAGACGTCCACGGCGAATCGCTACCGATAAGGTAAGGCAGCGAAGAAAAGAAAAGGCTGGT includes:
- a CDS encoding helix-turn-helix domain-containing protein; its protein translation is MVSNADRITSCYLGPQISPEQFVAEHMFLFLLKGTLHGYDGHRHHTLRPGECCLVRKNQLARYTKQKDEGQFEKVVVIFDAPFLKSYQERHAVTAEPAHVSGPFVRLEPGELIPTFIRSLRPYYQMGGQIDDAFAHVKREELLLILLRTHPKLAALFFDFGPPHKVDLEAFMHRHYKFNVSIERFAFLTGRSLSAFKRDFRQIFSDTPSRWLVQRRLEEAYFLLDHEGGKPSDIYLDLGFEDLSHFSFAFKKKYGVAPTQLSKNVSVLRPSPMT
- a CDS encoding SDR family oxidoreductase, producing the protein MTPSVSDTLVLVTGGTGFVGSHCILQLLQRGYRVRTTVRSLEKKEKVLAMLRQGGLASFDRLSFAEADLTHDRNWNTALQDCTYVLHVASPIFLELPRHEDEMIRPAVDGTLRVLRAARQAGVKRVVMTSNFGAVGYSHRDHNTPITETSWTDPHEKGLSAYNQSKVLAERAAWDFMAHEGGDLELAVINPMGIFGPALGPELSSGFGLLQKVLDGSMKRLPDIRMGVVDVRDVADLHLRAMTHPAANGERFLALAGGTMSLLEISQFLRRKLPDVTQRASTRPLPTWLLRMAALFNTQARAILPLVGIYRNASNAKAKQLLGWQPRPNEEALLATAQSLVHYGLLRPETGAR